Part of the Vigna angularis cultivar LongXiaoDou No.4 chromosome 1, ASM1680809v1, whole genome shotgun sequence genome, AAAGTTACAGAATTGACGACCCTGTCTCTCTTCTATTCTAGTCAATTACTAGTCAATGCGTTGTCCACAACCAAAGTGTCTCTTCTGTGCCCATTTTGCATGAGCAGCAACCAAAAGTCTCTTCGCTACGCTACCAGAAACTTGAATCAAATAATGGCCCCACTAAATTTCTCACTCTATGCTACCACTTTATAAATTCCACAAGGTTTAGTGTTCCAACTGTGTGAactgaaaacaaataaaatagagaaaaacatTGGTGGAGATTCTAAGTTAACTAAAGATAAGttgagtttataatatataaatgactACAACCTCAACTTACTAATTggttttgtaagattgaattaggtttaaaatttactttttaatatgatatcagagtCACGTGTTAAAAGCCTATTCTAAcgagatttgttgtttgttagatTTGCTGTGTCACCTGCTATCAAGCCATTACTGGACCACTTATTCATGTCTAATCTCATacttgaaatatatataaatcgGCGTGAATCCCACGTCAACTGAGATAAGGCGAGTTTATAATAGATAAACGAGTTTTTACTTTACATGTCGATTTTGTGGAGATGAATTAGTCTTAAAGTCCAGTTcttattaaacatatttttgttccttattatttttatcaaacttcATTTTATATCAATGAATATTGAACTGTTCCAAACCACATGCTTTATGATTTGTCACTTGAGCATCAACGAGAGAGAATATTGAGAACCTCTTAGAATATTTCCAAACTATATAGGAAAGTAGCTCTGTGAATATTCTGCACATAATCAGTTCCtgaattataagaaaatagCTGTGGTGTGAGTATTCTGTATATAACTTTATGGCAAAAGAGAATACTACACCATTGCCTTTTCTTTAGAGCATCAGAACTTGGCCGTTTAAATGATTCTTTATATTTCTTATAGTTTGAGAATATGGACATTTGAATGTATGCACTTCTCTTAAGGCTAAAATTTCCAACACATGTTGATtagctttttattttatattcattggTAATTTGGTGGGGTAGAGATAAGAGAATTGCATATAGTATGATTAATTCTAGACAATTTTAGGAAATCAAAGGGGAAAAAATTGGAATTCGGATTCTTTGAGGTTTTTCTGTGTTGttctttttctctgttttcAAACTATAATGATggacatttattttaatattttagaatatattataaagaattttaatatactaatataaatgtatttttaatgttcAACATAGGATCACTAAAAATTCAACGGAGAATCTAGACTTGAAAAATGGTTAGGAGAGCAAATTAATGATTGAATTTTGTAATCAATGATTGGGTTTTGTTCATAGAATATTATTGTCCCTCTAAATAGATGATTCAATTATCTAATGGCCCAAATGCCCTGTGATGTGTGATTTCGTATGCATGGTGGTAGGAGAGCCACTTGATTGGCCTTAAGAAAACCCCTTTTAGTCTTTTActattatatgattatgattatgatgatGAGCTAAGAGCTTAACACTAATGCAACACATGCTGGCATTATTACTGAATTAAGGAACGAATCTTTGTTCCATTTTATGATATTGTAAAAAACTCCAGGATCTAGTCCTTGTTTTACCTTCTCTGTGAAGGCACTCAACCACACGCACTCACAAAGAAACCTCTCTTAGTCTATAAATTCCTCAGCCAAGAGTCATACCTtcccctttctttttctcccaTTTGTTTGGGTTCTGTTTTGTcacttttcttgaatctttTCCAGTTTCAAGACCATAAAATGACACAAGAAAAACCACCATGTGTTTGGTACTTGGTGGAGTTTCTTCTTGTCTTCTTAACCATGGTCTCGTGTGGTTCAGGGGTTGGAGTCAACTGGGGAACCATGGCTACTCACAAGCTTCCACCAAGCATGGTGGTCAAGATGCTTCAAGAAAACGGTGTTGATAAACTGAAGCTGTTTGATGCTGAAGAGTGGATTATGGCAGCTCTGATGGGGACTGATATTGAAGTAATGCTGGCAATACCCAACAACATGTTGGAGGATATGAGTAAGAATCCTCAGGTTGCAGATTCTTGGGTTTATGAAAATGTCACTACTTACATGTACCCTGGTGGACTAAACATCAAGTTAAGTAGTCCTATGAGTATATTCAGCATTCATGATCACgttattttctgtttcttttccTCGCATGGTAGTTTCTTGCTCTCCAATGTTTCTACTATTTGACTCATCCATTCCCATATCTGCATTCTTCCATGGcatctttcatttcttttgttCTGTTTATCATATTGCATCATTCTTTATGTGTTCAATATATGAGTTTCTGTTGTGTGTATGTTTGAATCAAAATTTAACACTACTCTGCATATGCTTGTGATGCAGGTATATTGCAGTGGGTAATGAACCTTTCCTTAAGGAATATAATGGCTCCTATCTACAGACAACTCTGCCTGCTCTTAAGAACATACAAACAGCACTCAATAGTTGGGGCTTTGGTTCACAAATCAAAGTCACTGTTCCCTTCAATGCTGATGCTTACTATTCCCCAGACTCAAACCAAGTGCCATCAGCTGGTGACTTCAGGCCAGAAGTACGAGACCAGACCATTGAAATAGTCCAATTCTTATATGCAAACAATGCACCTTTCACTGTCAATATCTACCCTTTCCTAAGTCTTTATGGAAATGATCATTTCCCTTTTGATTTTGCATTTTTTGACGGAAATAACAGGCCTCTTATAGATGGTAATTCGGTTTACACCAATGTGTTTGATGCAAATTTGGACACTCTTCTCTGGGCCTTAGAGAAGGCAGGGTTTCCAGACATGGATATTATAGTTGGAGAAGTTGGGTGGCCAACAGATGGTGATAAGAATGCCAATGTTCAGAATGCAAAAAGGTTCAACATGGGTTTGCTTAAGCATACACTGAGTGGAAATGGTACTCCTAAAAGGAAAGGTATTATTGACATTTATCTATTCAGCCTTATTGATGAGAATGCCAAAAGTATTCTTCCTGGCAACTTTGAGAGGCATTGGGGGATTTTTGAGTTTGATGGAAAACCAAAGTATGAATTGGACTTGGCAGGACTTGAAGAGAACAAGGGTTTGGTCCCTGTGGAGGGTGTAAGATACATGGAAAAACGGTGGTGTGTTTTGGATCCAAAAGTGAAGGATCTGCACTTATTGGCTGCTAGCATTGACTATGCTTGTAGCCAATCAGATTGCACTTCTTTGGGGTATGGTTCTTCTTGTAACACTCTAACTCTCCTTGGGAATGCTTCTTATGCCTTTAATATGTATTATCAGGTAAATAGCCAAAAGGACTGGGACTGTGATTTCACTGGTTTAGCCACAGTAACAGATGATGATCCATCAGAAAAGGGTTGCCAGTTCCCTATAATGATTTCTTATGCCTCTTCTTTACTGCTGCATGGAAGTCTCACAATCATTCTGATGAAAGCTTTGAgcatatatttatttgtaattttgctATAGTTTTCTCTCTGAAGAAACCAAGGAGCACTTGAAGAATGTGCTCCTACAGtttttttactatatatattCTTGAAAAAGTTGCATTTGTTTATCTGGTTGTAAGATCACTATGGTTATATCAGAAAGAAAAACACGATTTTTTATCAGGTGTATGCAGTTAGTGTTggatcaattttattttatttttcttctcaaaaagAGAAATGGGGTTaaccgaaaaaaaaaaactttaaaggaATTAAAGAACttcaatttgataaaaaaaaataagaaaaattgcttttaaaaaggTTCGTTAAAGtaacttttaataaaagttgCACACCCTAatacctctctctctctctctctctctctctctctctctctctctctctctctttcagcTTGAACAAATTTATGTTGGAtgataaaaaatgttaacttgAAAGAACATTTGAACCAATTTCTACTTATGCAGTAAAAAGTGTAAgtaaattttgagttaaaaaagAGAGTCAAGTTTTACTACCATGTTTTATATCATGTTGgcatagtttttttaattttaaactaatggagttgaattgtttttttatatctttcagCAAACAAATGTAATTTCCAACGTTTTTGTTGGATTTCCGAACATAGGGTACAATCAATAGCGATGAGACTTAGTTTCTAAAATTTGTGCCTTTATTTGTCTAACATGATCATATCATGTTACTCGGTTACATGCTATTTCTGCTAGTTTGGCTAGCATATGAAATGGTGTCAACTTGTTTGATCTGTGTTTTTTTTAGTATCTTTTCAGAGttgttagaaagaaaaaaatctaacttgaataaagaaaaaaaatgtatactaGAGTCATTAGAACTCAAGTTAGTGTCCAATGATAagactattaatgaaagaatatagtaatatttagtattgttaataaaaaaatattagtaaatataatcaaacttatttaaataaataaaggagtGACTTTAAGTAAAGATGaattaacattaaaagaaaaaaatctctggatctaataaataattagaatttaTGAATATTAAGTCACATTTCCACCCTTGTTATATGAAAcctgaaatataaaataagagaaagaaagaatgaaaaaaaaaacagagactTCTTAGTAGGAATATGTCAAGTATCTCTAAACGAGTATGATTTTTGcatatgtttttttcttctttataaaattctaataaagaaatgaaaaatagaagTTTGTGATGTTAATATGAatgtttagtttatttatttttcaaatcatgtAAGAtaggattttaattttaaaataatataattgttttacttTCAACTCAATGTGGTAAATCAAtccatgttttaaatattttttaaaaaggacAACATTAATAAGACATTATTGAGATTTAGGTCACTTTTCAATTAAAAaccttaataataaaattattaatttttttctcatatgtTACTTTTCTCATCTCTGTTCAATAAGACTTTGATTCTTATATTCCTAAAAATGTTTGTTGATTAAAGTTAGAATGATTAAAGAGGGTTTTCACATGTTAAATATATGACATTATAATTGTTTGTATATAAAAATCAAgatgttaatataatttttattaactatgtgatcataataatgatgatgatttaTATCTTCATTTATTTCAGGTTTATTGGAATCTCAAAttcttatatttcattttatgtttatttatagaaaatgcAAGTTGGTTTAGATacttttttaatgattatattaaaatttgatatttattttatatttgtgttgAATTTCTCGTTTATCTAACACACTCAAATTACATCACTCCAAAAATATTTCCCGAAGAGcttctttaataaaattgacaacaaaaatAAGATTCAATGAGAATTATCccaatttaaacaaatatagaAATGAAATGGATAGAATTTGACACCTAAAAACGTAAAAACTTATTGAAAAATTCATAAcaagatatatttattttaaaatatgcatTATCCATGTAAGATAACATAAcacaattttaatacaaaactttgcaactaaaaatttgaTGTTATTACAGAGAATTATTTGTAAAGTATAAACTCTTAAGAAGAATATAGATAATTAAAAGCTGTGAAAATCTTTAAAGTAGTTGTTGGGCCTGCTTGAATAAGCAAGCATATTAGCCGAAACAGTTTTAGATTCAATTTGCACCAACCATCCTCTAAGTTCAATCTTACACTgctcctttatttttattataatttaaaaaggaaagcagataaaaaaaatagagaaaataattTCGAAAAGTGAAATAAACGTTGAAACGTGAATAGGCGTGTGGGGTAGTGCAggctaattaaaataaataaataaatggcgTGATAATAGTAAGTAGAGAAGAGAATCACGAGTAACGGGACAAATATTTGAATTCAAAGAGAGATCATAGAGCGCATACAAAACCTCTTTGTAACGGCTTCATCTGAATCAGTCACAGAGCAAGAGAGCAAGCAACAGCAATAGCAATGGCTTCCCTCACCCCAGGCATTCTCCTCAAAATGCTGCAAGCCATGAACACCAACACCCGCGTCACCGGCGACCACCGTTCTCCGCTCCTCCAGGTTATCGGAATCGTCCCCGCCCTCGCAGGCTCCGACCTCTGGTCCAACCAGGGCTTCTACCTCAACCTCTCCGACTCCCTCAACTCCACCTACGTCCTCCTCTCCCACCCCGACACCGATCTCATCCTCTCCAACCGCCTCCAGCTCGGTCAGTTCGTCCACGTCGACCGTTTCCAATTCGATTCTCCCCTCCCCTCTGTCTCCGCCATTCGCCCCCTCGCCGGCCGCCACCCCTTCCTAGGCACCCCCGAGCCCCTTGTTGCTCGCATCTCCCCTTCCACGCGTCACTTTCTCATCCAACCCCTCCCTGACTCCGACCTCGACCCACTCTCCCTCTACCTATCCAACACCGACCCCACCCAACCTCGAAATCCTAACCCTAGCCCCAGCCCTGAAGAACTTAAACCCAAAGAACAGAAACCTAAAGACAAAGAACGCGTCTCCCGAGAGCCTCTCGCGCCTCGCGACAACTTGCCTCCGCAGAGATTCTCCTCCCCGGCCACTGCCAAGAGGTCGCATTCTGCGTCCAGGAACAAGATCGTTGTTGCGGCGGAGCGGGATCCCTCTCCCGCTGGTAAAGGGAAGAGGTCGGCGTCTCCCGTGCCGTCCAAGTGCGTGGTTCCCAGCCTCGTTTCGGCGCGTGAGGATA contains:
- the LOC108340209 gene encoding glucan endo-1,3-beta-glucosidase 8, translating into MTQEKPPCVWYLVEFLLVFLTMVSCGSGVGVNWGTMATHKLPPSMVVKMLQENGVDKLKLFDAEEWIMAALMGTDIEVMLAIPNNMLEDMSKNPQVADSWVYENVTTYMYPGGLNIKYIAVGNEPFLKEYNGSYLQTTLPALKNIQTALNSWGFGSQIKVTVPFNADAYYSPDSNQVPSAGDFRPEVRDQTIEIVQFLYANNAPFTVNIYPFLSLYGNDHFPFDFAFFDGNNRPLIDGNSVYTNVFDANLDTLLWALEKAGFPDMDIIVGEVGWPTDGDKNANVQNAKRFNMGLLKHTLSGNGTPKRKGIIDIYLFSLIDENAKSILPGNFERHWGIFEFDGKPKYELDLAGLEENKGLVPVEGVRYMEKRWCVLDPKVKDLHLLAASIDYACSQSDCTSLGYGSSCNTLTLLGNASYAFNMYYQVNSQKDWDCDFTGLATVTDDDPSEKGCQFPIMISYASSLLLHGSLTIILMKALSIYLFVILL